A genomic segment from Lignipirellula cremea encodes:
- a CDS encoding ribonuclease D has product MQYEHITSDSQLQDYCARLAQAEFIAFDTEFISEDTYRPDLCLIQVAAGDALAVIDPKACEDVTLFWETLAAFPRQTIVHAGREELRFCLQAVQAPPPQLIDVQLAAGMIGLEYPAAYGTLIHKLLGKTLPKGETRTDWRRRPLTDRQMEYALQDVIYLAAIRDQLLGKLDELDRRSWFLDEMTRWQNDIIEAEAQQRWRRVSGISGLGRRALAIVRELWQWREEEAQARNSPPKRILRDDLIIELARRQTSDVKRIRAVRGMERSGLQRHLDDLGSAVDRAMNLPEADLPSRIQSQSSRQHNLLGQFLASALSSICRDAQIAPSLVGSGQDVRELVASLLNKEKGEKPSLSTGWRAEVVGNKIADLLSGKLVIAVVNPNSEQPLAFEPRQS; this is encoded by the coding sequence GTGCAGTACGAGCATATTACATCGGATTCGCAACTTCAGGATTACTGCGCCCGATTGGCCCAGGCGGAATTCATTGCCTTTGACACGGAATTTATTTCTGAGGACACCTATCGCCCTGATTTGTGCCTGATCCAGGTCGCCGCTGGCGACGCGCTGGCGGTGATTGACCCCAAAGCTTGTGAGGACGTGACTCTTTTCTGGGAAACGCTGGCGGCCTTTCCGCGGCAAACGATCGTCCATGCGGGACGCGAAGAGCTCCGTTTTTGCCTGCAGGCCGTGCAGGCCCCGCCGCCGCAACTGATCGACGTGCAGCTGGCGGCGGGCATGATTGGTCTGGAATATCCGGCCGCTTACGGCACGCTGATCCACAAGCTGCTGGGAAAAACGCTCCCCAAAGGAGAAACCCGCACCGACTGGCGCCGGCGTCCTCTGACCGATCGGCAGATGGAGTACGCCCTGCAGGATGTCATCTATCTGGCCGCCATTCGCGACCAGCTGCTGGGTAAGCTCGACGAGCTGGATCGCCGTTCCTGGTTCCTTGACGAAATGACGCGTTGGCAGAACGACATTATCGAAGCAGAAGCCCAGCAACGTTGGCGCCGGGTCTCTGGCATTTCCGGTCTGGGACGCCGCGCCCTGGCGATTGTCCGCGAGCTGTGGCAATGGCGCGAAGAAGAGGCGCAGGCCCGCAACAGCCCTCCCAAACGGATCTTGCGCGACGACCTCATCATTGAGCTGGCACGTCGCCAGACGAGCGACGTCAAACGGATCCGCGCCGTCCGCGGCATGGAGCGCAGCGGCCTGCAGCGCCACCTGGACGACCTCGGCTCTGCGGTCGACCGGGCCATGAACCTGCCCGAGGCCGACTTGCCGTCGCGGATCCAGTCGCAGTCCAGTCGCCAGCACAACCTGCTTGGCCAGTTTCTGGCTTCGGCTCTCAGCAGCATCTGTCGCGACGCCCAGATCGCCCCTTCGCTGGTCGGCTCCGGCCAGGACGTGCGCGAACTGGTCGCCAGTTTGCTGAATAAAGAAAAAGGGGAGAAGCCCTCGCTGTCGACCGGCTGGAGAGCCGAAGTTGTCGGCAACAAGATCGCCGACCTTCTGTCCGGCAAGCTGGTCATCGCTGTCGTCAACCCGAACAGTGAACAGCCCCTGGCCTTTGAACCGCGACAGTCGTAA
- a CDS encoding cupin domain-containing protein: MIEPNVVPGDSIAKVLDSALDAGGGLLRLAPTWVPRSFLHPGKRIKLHPNDYYAYGASRGGIDERWFASTTDAANEGRVWHEGQSFCTFEGQHLQLKHAVAEAGERLIGKAMFDKYGRWPVYSKFFDNMGPIPHHMHQSFADAKLTGQEGKPESYYFPPQYNNCDNNFPYTFMGLEPGTTKQQVRKCLENWSRGDNGILDLSKAYRLQRGTGWLIPPGVLHAPGSLCTYEPQWGSDVFGMYQSLVEGREVPWSLLVKDMPAEKHQDLDFIVGQLDWEKNIDPNFKDNNYLEPIPSDAGEGWEDLWIVYGLVDGEQLFTAKELTLQPGAKCTLKDPGASGWITVQGKGRIGSLALQTPAMIRFGQETEDEVFISAEAAAAGVEVENTGSEPLVSLRYFGPHTFESVPNVGDFKR, from the coding sequence ATGATTGAGCCGAACGTAGTACCGGGCGACAGCATCGCCAAAGTCCTTGATAGCGCCCTGGATGCAGGCGGCGGCTTGCTGCGACTGGCCCCCACCTGGGTCCCCCGCAGCTTTCTGCATCCGGGCAAACGCATCAAACTGCACCCCAACGATTATTACGCATACGGCGCCAGCCGCGGCGGGATCGACGAACGCTGGTTCGCCAGTACGACCGACGCCGCGAACGAAGGCCGCGTCTGGCACGAAGGCCAGTCCTTCTGCACCTTTGAAGGGCAGCACCTGCAGTTGAAACACGCCGTCGCCGAAGCGGGCGAACGACTTATCGGCAAGGCCATGTTCGACAAATATGGTCGCTGGCCCGTGTACTCGAAGTTCTTCGACAACATGGGGCCGATCCCCCATCACATGCATCAGAGCTTCGCCGACGCCAAACTGACCGGGCAGGAAGGGAAGCCGGAAAGCTATTACTTCCCGCCGCAGTACAACAACTGCGACAACAACTTCCCCTACACCTTCATGGGACTGGAGCCCGGCACCACCAAACAGCAGGTGCGGAAGTGCCTGGAAAACTGGAGCCGCGGCGACAACGGCATTCTGGATCTGTCCAAGGCGTACCGCTTGCAACGCGGCACCGGCTGGCTGATTCCGCCCGGTGTGCTGCATGCGCCCGGTTCGCTCTGCACGTATGAACCGCAGTGGGGCAGCGATGTGTTCGGCATGTACCAGTCGCTGGTGGAAGGCCGCGAAGTGCCCTGGTCGCTGCTGGTCAAAGACATGCCGGCCGAAAAACACCAGGACCTGGATTTCATTGTCGGTCAGCTGGACTGGGAAAAGAACATCGACCCCAATTTCAAAGATAATAACTACCTGGAACCGATTCCCAGCGACGCCGGCGAAGGCTGGGAAGATCTGTGGATTGTTTACGGCCTGGTCGACGGCGAGCAGCTGTTCACCGCCAAAGAGCTGACGCTGCAGCCCGGCGCCAAATGCACCCTCAAGGACCCCGGCGCCAGCGGCTGGATTACCGTCCAAGGGAAAGGCCGCATCGGCTCGCTCGCCCTGCAGACGCCCGCCATGATTCGCTTTGGCCAGGAGACCGAAGACGAGGTGTTCATCTCGGCCGAAGCCGCCGCAGCCGGCGTGGAAGTCGAGAACACCGGCAGCGAACCGCTGGTCAGCTTGCGTTACTTTGGCCCGCACACCTTTGAGTCCGTCCCCAACGTGGGCGATTTCAAACGCTAA
- a CDS encoding OsmC family protein, whose protein sequence is MQADELRAMQAPLKEQYQQDPATALVTLRSTGTLGEGLTCGVQTGQALVEAGLHPATGGDGLSACSGNMLLEALAACWGVTLRAVATALEISVRGGRIEVEGDLDFRGTLGVDKETPVGFRAIRLKLELDTDASEEQQALLLKLSKRYCVVYQTLVNSPPLEVIANSAAD, encoded by the coding sequence ATGCAGGCTGACGAATTACGCGCCATGCAGGCTCCGCTGAAGGAGCAGTACCAGCAGGACCCGGCGACGGCGCTGGTGACCCTGCGCTCGACCGGAACGCTGGGCGAAGGCTTGACCTGCGGCGTGCAGACTGGCCAGGCCCTGGTGGAAGCGGGACTCCACCCGGCGACCGGCGGGGATGGCTTGTCCGCCTGCTCGGGCAACATGCTGCTGGAAGCGCTCGCCGCCTGCTGGGGCGTCACGCTGCGGGCGGTGGCTACCGCCCTGGAGATATCGGTTCGCGGTGGACGGATCGAAGTCGAAGGCGATCTCGACTTCCGTGGCACGCTCGGCGTCGACAAGGAAACGCCGGTCGGCTTCAGGGCGATTCGCCTGAAGCTGGAACTGGACACCGACGCTTCTGAAGAGCAGCAGGCCTTGCTGCTCAAGCTGAGCAAGCGGTACTGCGTGGTGTATCAGACGCTCGTGAATAGTCCGCCGCTCGAAGTCATCGCTAATTCGGCGGCGGACTGA
- a CDS encoding aldose 1-epimerase family protein produces MTTRFWTVVDTSRQICLSDLTITPAGDAHDYRIEMQTLRGGLADGVQMLRIRSGDLSFVVLPTRGMSLWKAAVGDLEFGWKSPVRGPVHPQFVPLAEPSGLGWLDGFDEMLVRCGLESNGAPEFDEQGRLRYPLHGRIANKPAHRVEVAVDEDTGDIAIRGVVEETRFLIFKMRLTTTYRVRAGSNRIEIEDTVLNLSAAPAEMQLLYHINFGAPLLEEGAQFVAPLNTVVPRNDHSAAGLADWQLYAGPVAGFVEQVYFLDLLTDEAGGTEVLLKNAAGSQGVGLHMNKQQLPCFTVWKNTADLADGYVTGLEPGVNYPNPRSFEGENHRTIRLPAHGNQKFQLALQFHTTAESVALAEQAIAGLQGKITPTVHATPPPGWCS; encoded by the coding sequence ATGACAACTCGTTTCTGGACCGTAGTCGATACCAGCAGGCAGATCTGCCTGTCGGATCTCACCATCACCCCTGCCGGCGACGCGCACGACTATCGTATCGAAATGCAGACGCTGCGCGGCGGTCTGGCCGACGGCGTGCAAATGCTCCGCATCCGGTCGGGCGATTTATCCTTTGTTGTGCTGCCGACACGCGGCATGAGTCTCTGGAAAGCGGCTGTCGGCGATCTGGAGTTCGGCTGGAAATCGCCTGTTCGTGGGCCGGTCCATCCGCAGTTCGTCCCGTTGGCCGAGCCTTCAGGCCTGGGCTGGCTGGATGGTTTCGACGAAATGCTCGTCCGCTGCGGACTGGAAAGCAACGGCGCCCCGGAGTTTGATGAGCAGGGCCGGCTGCGTTATCCGCTGCACGGGCGTATCGCGAACAAACCGGCGCATCGAGTCGAAGTGGCGGTCGATGAGGACACCGGCGACATCGCCATTCGCGGCGTGGTCGAGGAGACGCGGTTCCTGATCTTCAAAATGCGGCTGACGACGACCTATCGCGTGCGGGCCGGCAGCAACCGGATCGAGATCGAAGACACCGTGCTGAATCTGTCCGCCGCCCCGGCTGAAATGCAGCTGCTTTACCACATCAACTTTGGCGCCCCGCTGCTGGAAGAAGGGGCGCAGTTCGTCGCTCCGCTGAATACGGTCGTGCCGCGCAACGACCACTCGGCGGCTGGCCTTGCGGACTGGCAGCTCTATGCGGGGCCTGTGGCTGGTTTTGTCGAGCAGGTCTACTTCCTGGACTTGCTGACCGACGAGGCTGGCGGGACCGAAGTGCTGCTGAAGAATGCGGCCGGCTCTCAGGGCGTGGGTCTGCACATGAACAAGCAGCAGCTGCCTTGCTTTACCGTCTGGAAGAATACGGCCGACCTCGCCGACGGTTATGTGACAGGGCTGGAACCGGGCGTCAATTACCCGAACCCGCGTAGCTTTGAAGGGGAGAACCACCGGACGATCCGCCTGCCGGCCCATGGCAATCAGAAGTTTCAGCTGGCGCTCCAGTTCCATACAACGGCCGAGAGCGTCGCGCTGGCGGAACAGGCGATTGCCGGTCTGCAGGGGAAAATCACGCCAACGGTGCACGCCACACCGCCGCCCGGCTGGTGTTCTTAA
- a CDS encoding sugar phosphate isomerase/epimerase family protein, which produces MSNSSPKLHNAMWPGLVGKGDGEGMEPPISLDQMLQWTAAAEVDGQKFEGIDYFLFHPHTDPQASDDDIKAIADKIASYGFKVGSLVAPVWPGTVGDSSMGDDAQQAKFLEAVETACRIAKVFNEHGVREYGAIRIDSAEHGVGKWRENPAVHTSRIADTFKKAAKIAADHGERLAAEGEICWAGMHSWKDMLNLLEEVGMPESLGFQADLAHTYLFLMGYNAPEHSLLAEGYDDEAFYAAYKKMTDALRPWTIDFHVAQNDGEVHGAGSHDKTGKHCPADDPNGKLDITRCSGYWLEGAKERGMQHICWDGCMFPNAMLEKPETWNSILAAMIKVREAHGWN; this is translated from the coding sequence ATGAGTAACTCTTCCCCCAAACTACATAACGCCATGTGGCCGGGTCTGGTAGGCAAGGGCGACGGCGAAGGCATGGAGCCGCCGATCAGCCTGGACCAGATGCTGCAGTGGACGGCCGCCGCCGAAGTCGACGGGCAAAAGTTCGAAGGCATCGACTACTTCCTGTTCCATCCGCACACCGATCCGCAGGCCAGCGACGACGACATCAAAGCGATCGCCGACAAGATCGCCAGCTATGGTTTCAAAGTCGGCTCCCTGGTGGCGCCCGTCTGGCCGGGTACCGTCGGCGACTCTTCGATGGGTGACGACGCCCAGCAGGCGAAGTTCCTGGAAGCGGTGGAAACGGCCTGTCGCATCGCCAAAGTTTTCAACGAACACGGCGTGCGGGAGTACGGCGCCATCCGCATCGACTCGGCCGAACACGGCGTGGGCAAGTGGAGAGAAAACCCTGCCGTACACACCTCGCGGATCGCCGACACGTTCAAAAAAGCCGCCAAAATTGCGGCCGATCATGGCGAACGTCTGGCCGCCGAAGGAGAAATCTGCTGGGCCGGCATGCACTCCTGGAAAGACATGCTCAACCTGCTGGAAGAAGTCGGCATGCCGGAGTCGCTCGGCTTCCAGGCGGACCTGGCCCACACCTACCTGTTCCTGATGGGCTACAACGCCCCGGAACACTCGCTGCTGGCCGAAGGGTACGACGACGAGGCCTTTTACGCCGCCTATAAAAAGATGACCGACGCCCTGCGTCCCTGGACGATCGACTTCCATGTCGCCCAGAACGACGGCGAAGTCCACGGCGCCGGCTCGCACGACAAAACGGGCAAACACTGCCCCGCCGACGATCCGAACGGCAAGCTCGACATCACCCGTTGCTCGGGCTACTGGCTCGAGGGAGCCAAAGAACGCGGCATGCAGCACATCTGTTGGGACGGCTGCATGTTCCCCAACGCCATGCTGGAAAAACCCGAAACCTGGAACAGCATCCTGGCCGCGATGATCAAAGTCCGCGAAGCCCACGGCTGGAACTAA
- the ispG gene encoding (E)-4-hydroxy-3-methylbut-2-enyl-diphosphate synthase gives MQLTRNPTRSVRIGSITIGAGHPIAVQSMTATHTQDVAATVDLVNLLVEAGADVVRIAVDSKKDADALAEIRRQTTANLSVDLQENYRLAELVAPHVDKIRYNPGHLYHHEKEKPWREKVKYLVDVALANDCAMRVGVNCGSVDPAKKAKFDERDSLSPMLESALDHCEYLDSLGFTRYCVSLKDSDPRQVIEVNQRFAEQRPDVPLHLGVTEAGIPPDGVIKTRIAFEQLISRGIGDTIRVSLTVPNSRKPEEIEAGRKILADIAAGRVRSVVDYGLSTLNIIACPSCSRVENEAFIELAEQVKEMTRYAQDHQLTIAVMGCRVNGPGETDDADLGLWCGPTHVNLKRGGEPIGAFPYDEILGRLKQELDALIAQQSPAAS, from the coding sequence GTGCAGTTGACGCGGAATCCCACCCGTTCAGTTCGCATCGGTTCGATCACTATCGGCGCTGGTCATCCCATCGCCGTACAAAGCATGACGGCGACGCACACGCAGGATGTCGCGGCGACCGTTGATCTGGTCAATTTGCTGGTGGAGGCAGGCGCCGATGTGGTGCGGATCGCCGTCGACAGCAAAAAAGACGCCGACGCCCTGGCCGAAATCCGCCGACAGACCACAGCCAATCTGTCGGTCGACCTGCAGGAAAACTATCGCCTGGCGGAGCTGGTGGCGCCGCACGTCGACAAGATCCGCTACAACCCGGGGCATTTGTACCACCACGAAAAAGAAAAACCGTGGCGGGAAAAGGTCAAATACCTGGTCGATGTGGCCCTGGCCAATGACTGCGCCATGCGCGTCGGCGTCAATTGTGGCAGCGTGGATCCGGCCAAAAAAGCAAAGTTTGACGAACGCGATTCGCTCTCGCCCATGCTGGAAAGCGCCCTGGATCATTGCGAATACCTCGATTCCCTGGGCTTCACGCGGTACTGCGTTTCGCTGAAAGATTCTGATCCTCGCCAGGTGATTGAAGTCAACCAGCGGTTTGCCGAGCAGCGTCCCGATGTGCCGTTGCATCTGGGCGTGACCGAGGCCGGTATCCCGCCGGACGGCGTGATTAAAACACGCATCGCCTTTGAGCAGCTCATCAGCCGCGGCATCGGCGACACGATCCGCGTGTCGCTGACGGTGCCCAACTCTCGCAAGCCGGAAGAGATCGAAGCCGGCCGGAAGATCCTGGCCGATATCGCCGCGGGGCGCGTCCGGTCCGTCGTCGATTATGGGCTGTCGACCTTGAATATCATCGCCTGTCCCAGCTGTTCCCGGGTGGAGAATGAGGCGTTTATCGAACTGGCCGAGCAGGTCAAAGAGATGACCCGATATGCGCAGGATCACCAGTTGACCATCGCGGTGATGGGTTGCCGCGTGAATGGTCCCGGCGAAACCGACGACGCCGACCTGGGCCTGTGGTGCGGCCCCACGCATGTGAACCTGAAGCGGGGCGGCGAACCGATTGGCGCTTTCCCCTACGATGAGATTCTGGGCCGTTTGAAGCAGGAACTCGACGCTTTGATTGCCCAGCAAAGCCCGGCCGCCAGTTAA